A single Garra rufa chromosome 9, GarRuf1.0, whole genome shotgun sequence DNA region contains:
- the lenep gene encoding lens epithelial cell protein LEP503 — MHPQRPLPQAMPSSLGQNLRDAALRMGHGKNLLGGNVAYGVIQSLKECLYFLLCCWCIKEILD, encoded by the coding sequence ATGCACCCACAGCGTCCGCTACCCCAGGCCATGCCCTCCTCACTGGGTCAGAACCTGAGAGATGCAGCTCTGAGGATGGGCCATGGCAAGAACTTGCTAGGAGGGAATGTGGCTTATGGAGTTATCCAGTCTCTTAAAGAGTGCCTCTACTTTCTGCTCTGCTGCTGGTGCATCAAAGAAATCCTGGACTAA